The Gossypium arboreum isolate Shixiya-1 chromosome 4, ASM2569848v2, whole genome shotgun sequence DNA segment ATTTTATTCGTTTTTTAGTATCTATCTAGTTTTTGATACTCATTTTGAATTGATTTCTTTTTTGGAAAACGTCCAAAAATGAACCGGTCTTgtctatttatttatctatttcgaATCCTGTGTGTCTTTTGGTCTGTGCTTTATACCcataataatgtttttatttcaAGAATATTCATTAACATATGGCATTTGATTCCACCGCAACAGGTACGCAATGCATGAATTAGGTCTTTCGTCTAGAAAACCATTCAAGAAATGTGCTAGAGTTGTTGGTGAGGTAACACATTTCGCAGTGTACTTATGTTTTTTTTAGCAAAAATGCTGGGTGCTTTCTCCATCCATTTTCAGCTAGCAAGTTCTTTTTGAAATATCTGCATTATTTAACTGTTTCTATTTCTTATGCCTCTATCTCAGGTCCTCGGTAAGTTTCATCCTCATGGGGATAATGCAGTATATGATTCCATGGTGCGGATGGCACAGGTAACTGTgaatttactttctttttatttttagcttCTCTTTTCCTGTGATTTATTTAACAGTTTGTTATCTTTCATTCAGGATTTTTCATTGAGGTTCCCGCTTATCCAAGGACATGGAAATTTTGGTTCAATTGATGCTGATCCTCCTGCTGCCATGCGTTACACTGAGTGCAGACTTGAAGTATGCTTTAAGTTTTGCGCCTCTTAAACATAATTTTGGGACTCTAAGGCTCTATTTCATTGGTGCTTTTGCTCTTTCCTACTGCAAAAAGCGAAGTACCATCCAAATGGAGCCTATATTTTTGCTTGATTCTACTCTCTTAGTGAGTCTTGTTAATTTgagaattaaattaaagaaaatgaaTTGGAAGTCAAGAAACAGCTTTTTTATAATGTTAGTTGGACTTTGATACTTGTATAATCCCTTTGTTTCAAATTTGTTGCCACATAGTATATAATCAATGGAAttgttaataatattaaaatatgcaAGAGTAATTTACATTCCACTTTATGCATTCAGTTCCAATTATTTACGCTAAAATGGCCCTCACTTATTTTGTTTGAGAAAAATAAGCTGGTGATTGACATATTAGTGTACAGTCTATGGTTTGGCATCATTGACATTGTTTTATATGTACATACCAATTTGAAAGTTTTTAATCATTAATAAGAAAATTGCTTCAGTGGTATATTGGTCTACTTATTTCATGCTTTATTACCCATTGCATATATGTTATTTAATGAGTTGATTGGTTCCAGGATATGTGCATTGATGTGTGTAAACCTTTTGCATTTGTTGAGAAGTGAgtcaaatttttatgttttatggatGCGTTGGAAAGTTGAAGAGATTATGTTGTGCAGGTTCTTTCCTGAAGAATCGTTTCCCTtatattatagaaaaattatgattttggtcTTATCAATTTCTACTCCATTTTTATTAAGCCAAACAtaataaattgttcaaaaaaatgaTTCTATAGGCTACCCATGAAATATAGCTTTCTTGGTACATACAAAGAATGTGGATGAGGGGCttggattgaaaaaaaaaaaaaaagtattgcAAGTCTATTCTAATCACAATTAGTTCATCCCGCTTCTTTAGCAGTGCTTCTGATATGCTAGTACATGTCCAGGAGAGTTGTTGACATGAAGTTCACTGGTATTACATTGAACCCTTTTTTGTAATTCTTTGTACTGCtaatcttttatcaaatcaaccacTAGATTCAAACAGTTCATATGCTAGATTCAAACAGTTCATATTTTTGTGGATGTTAATTTCAAGTTGATTCTATCTTATAGTACATGAATAAAATAGATGCATTTTATCTCAAATATTCAATTGTTAAAGTTCTACTCTCTCATTGTTGAATTAACAATGGATAAGTTGTTAAAAAGTCAAAAGAGGTAAAGGATCTAATAGTGTTTATATCTTTATACTAATATAAGTTTTACTCCCACATTGTtctgcatttatttttttattggcCTCGGGGAAGGGGAGGGGTTGCAGGGTAGAAGGTATTGAGGTTTGGTGAACCTGTTCCCTTGAGTGCAAGGTTAACGTATATATATTTGTTTGCAGTTTATGAAGAATACTGATGTGCATGCCATTATTCCATTTCTTTGCTTTTTCTCGTTAATATTTGTGAGAAGAATGAGTAGTTAATAGTTATGACTTAGTTTCTTTTTTAGCTTATTGGATAGAGTGTTAAAGTTTAATTGCAGTCTCTATTGCCAGAAGTGTGAAACCCTGGATGCCATATTGATTATTCATATTCTTGATTCCATAAGTCTTGCATTCTGTTTTCAGTTGCTTCAATTTTTTCCCTGCAGGCACTCACAGAAGCAATTCTTCTGGCAGATCTGGAACAAGATACGGAAagttttggcttttaattctagCCATTGTTATTTAAAGTTGGGATACTAAACTTGTAACTATTATATTCAATCGTTAATTTTATTGCAGGTTGATTTTGTTCCGAACTTTGATAATTCACAAAAAGAACCATCACTTCTGCCTGCTAGACTACCAACATTGTTGCTGAATGGGTCCTCTGGGATTGCGGTGCGTTTGTCTTTATTCTtcttattattaaaaaatcaGGGACTAATCTTTATATGAATACATCGACACACACCTGGACATACATGTGCTTTATGCCTATTTCTTCTCAACTGCAGCTACTGTTTATCATAATTTTGACATTTTCCATTTAACAGTTGTGTGAATAATTTCAGGTTGGCATGGCAACTAACATTCCTCCTCACAATCTCGGAGAGTTGGTAGATGTGCTCTGTGCATTAATTCGTAATCCAGAGGCCTCAGTGAGTTTCAAATTCTCTCGCTGAAATGGTAGAAATTGAGAACTTATTTTTGTTTTGCATGTTGGGACTTTCAGTTTTTGACTGCTATTAGTTACACATAAAATGAAATTTGTGGGGCATTAGTTACACTTGCTTGTAGGAATATCCTATTATGATGTGCTTGTTTAACATCTTGGaagtaggggtgagcaaaattcgattcgattcaaaaaaattgaaaaaaagttcgaatttcaaattatttgaatcgagttaatcaaatcaactcgaattttttcgaatttcgagttcgaatcgagttgaatttttaaatttgaataactCGATTAATTGGAAGAAACTAAATATCAAATCCTTTTACTTCCCTTCCCACCCCAAACCCCCCTCAAACCTTTATACTTTCCCCCAAAAAAATTTACTTCCCCTCAAACCCCAaaacctttttctttttattttccctccaaaatttttaCTTCCCCTCAAAAATTTTATTTCTCCCAAACCCCCAAAACTTTTTTCTCTTGCTttcccccaaatttttttttcaaatttatatctactatttatattattgaattaaatttctcattttgtactatttatattatcGAATTGTTTAATCATGCTGAATCTTTATCAATTtctgttaaaattgaattattggtgatgccataaaatattcgtgttaaaattttcTGTTGATATCAATTTcatctttaaaataatttttattcaaaatacATGGTGACAAGAATCAGAAGATAATTGAAATAACTAAGCAAGTAAAAGAACTAACctgtatataaaagattaataaataaattatgaggtgatgaaagttaataacaaatttgattacggtGGGCAAATTTGATTACACTGAGTGACAGTGGCTACAAGGACCCAaagtcatttttttaatttaactcaaaaaaatatatttgattcgattcgaatttCATCTTACTCGACTCtgttcgagaaaatttcaaactgagttaggatgataaaaaaagattcgtcaactcgaaaatttttcaTTTGATTCGATTTGAATGGTCACGCTGAAGGAAGCTCAAATATCTTATTTCAATAAGGATTGTTGGTTAGCTCAGAGAGACTAGTGGTTGGGTGATGAGCTATTATTAGCAACGGATTAAATGTCTTTCTACCAATGAGAATTGTTAAAGATGGTTCTATTCTattcaaaaaaggaaaaaattggGCTTTGTATGCTGAGTATACACGTTGCTACTCCTTGCTATGCTATATCTAAATCTGGTTTATTCTTGCTATATGTTTTGTGAATGAACTAATTTCTGGGCCTGGCCCTCTTAGACATTAATCAATAAGATTTAGTGTGTTCAAGTTATTGCTTCCATCTTGAATTATGCCAGACAGAGCTGTTTATAGTTGTTATTGAAATATTGTGGCCAATAATTTTATTTCATGCATGTGTTAGCTATGATGGTGTCTATTGGGAAATCAGTATGTGCTAAGGCTATTTGCCAATAGAAATTCAAATGTTTCTGAAAAGGATGGATGAAAGATATTCTTTGATTCTACATAGATGCTAGCTGTCTTGTCTTCACATCAAACCAATTGGCAACTTTATTATGGGCTAACTGGGCTTTGTGTAGTCAAATTTGGATAAACTTTTTGCTGTTTGTCTATGATAGAATTAATGTAGACAACTGTGATAGTGTTTGATATGTAGATAGTTGGAAAGAGAGTTTGTCAATTGAACTATATTAGTATGATTAAACATTAATTCTATTCCAAGCTTATGGGTGTTAGACAATATCTTCACAACTAGATCTTCTTGTGCCGCTAGGTGGTCAAGCTGTTTGTACTTTTGATTGCTGTATGATACGCTTTGGTACCCTATATTATCGTTATTGTTGATGGAGGCTTTTCTGTTTCTATTTTTGATTTCCAGTTCTCTTATTGTCTtgtctcagttacaagagttgttgGAATACATGCCTGGACCTGACTTTCCAACTGGAGGGCTGATAATGGGAAACCTTGGGTGAGTTACATTTTAGCCCCCTGACTGGGAAAGAAACAAAACATGTAGCCCTTTATTTTGCATGAATAAGCATATGAAACATCTCTACTAAATAACTTGGTGCTTGTTTTGGGTTAAAATTGGTGTAGATGGTCTATGCTTTGGGATGTTTAAAATCTTGAGATGTGGATAATACTATTTCTTTGTGAACTGTTTCCAAAATGTTGGATGGCATAAATGCTTTAATTTCTGTAATGTGGGGTTAGGCACTGGGTTGCTGCTCTTGTTATAGATGGCATCCGTTGTAAGAGTGGTGTGAATCAGATAGGTTGAATTGGAATAACTGGTTATCGTTAGTTAATATTTACAAGTTTGAAACGGTAGAATGACTGCCAATTTAGCATAAACTATGTGTCATTACAATGGTTGCATTAACATTGGATTTGTGATTGCTACCAGTCTTACTTGGTGAGTCTTATGCTTGGTAGTCCATGGCTAGGATTTACTTGTCCTGTTCTATTTTCTGAGGATTTTCAGTTTAGGGCTCATAGAAGGTGGATCATTACATGTGCTAGAGGATGGATGTAACTAAATTCCAAGGTCTCCTTTATTGTTTAGGGCACACAGATAAAAGCTAAAGCATCTTAGGAATCACCACCTTATTGAATCTAATCCTACCAATCAAATCTCTTTGGGATATCCATTTAAAAGTAATTAATCTGAAGACCAGTTCAAATTTAGAGATTTGAAAAGCTTAACAATCTCGATGAACTGCTTGAAACCTGACTTGACCAGCAcgaacaaattaaaaatattaaaaacttgATCTTGATGTACTTTATTGGAACAATAAAGTGTGATTCCTAGGAGACTTAAGGTGGGAAAATCTAACCACAGTCTGAACTCTGACCCAGATTGATTCCAAAGAGCAGTGACTTGAAATTGATTGACCTGGGCTCAAAGTGACCAATACTTGAACTGATTTGACTTGGATGGTTAACATCTCTACCTGTGAAATTTTCAATAGTTAATTTTACATATTATCCTAATGGTCACTAGTGGTGATTCTTGCAATGTCCATCTAAAGACTACCAGATTGGTTGATACTTTATAATATTTTGCAGTTGTTTGAATTGAACTTTAAACAGATTTAACAATAAGCATCGAACTGTAGTCCTTGTTGATTGACTTGGTAAAGGATTAGGAAATTAGTGTACACTGCCATTTCTTTGAAATAATCTGAGAAGCCTTGATTACTAGTAAATGAAATACATAACTGGTGTTATCGTGAGTTGTGTGCTTTCGAGATGAGTTCGATtaaatatatgatttttttttgtatatttgatAATATAAAACCTTCATTATCTTAAGAAAAACACTAGCCCAAAGCTCTTTTTGGTTCCCTCTGTTTGCTGCGTGTTGTATTATTTTTTAGAGCTTTGTTCGGGAAACATAAAACTACATGTGATATCATGTGATAAAGTGTTCTAATGTTGATTACTTTGTTAAGGATCTTGGCAGCATATCGAACTGGGCGAGGACGTATTGTAGTTAGAGGAAAGGCTGACATTGAACTGCTTGACTCTAAGACCAAGAGAAGTGCAGTTATTATTAAAGAGGTGATTATTTTGATTGCATCAGCTGTGTATATTAATTTTTCTTATGGTGTACATGGCTTGCTTGAAAGCTCTCCTTATGTAATATATTGGGAATGGAACAGGTTCCTTATCAGACAAACAAATCCTTGCTTGTTGAGAAGATTGCTGAACTTGTTGAGAGTAAGGTATGGTCATCTTATTTGAGAATGTTAATCTCAATGCTTACATCAAATCATGATATGTGTGTAAGAAGTATTGCTCTTCTTTGAATTATGGCAAATTGTTTGTTTTTACTATTGTATTCCCTCAAAAACTTTTATTTCTCCTGCAAAAGTTGAGTAAAAATAAGGACACAAGAGCTATGAAGTGAAAAACATACCTCCGTCTTCTTTCAAAATGAATAGCCTGAGGGAAATAgcattttaaagaaaataataattgCATTATGGGCACTATGTTTCAATGTTGTTGGACCTTGTTAGCACAGCTTGAATTTGGAGTACACTGCAAATGTTTTGAGTCCCTACCCTGAGCACAAGTGCAGATGTTCCATCAAGTAGATGCTCAAGTAGGGACATGAGGTTGTTTTCTATAAGAACATTAACTTTAGAGGTGCTTCAAAGTGTCCATACTATACAATTACTGGAAGCATAAATCAGAGGTCTTTATGTCTCAGTTCATAAGTGTTCCTTTCCTTTTTGAACAAATATAAAGCGACTTAGAATAATGTGTCTGTACCAAATTACTTATCATTTTACCTTTAATTTGTGAAAGTAGTCTCATAGGTGCAAGTTTGTAATCCATTACCTTCTCAATGTTATATTTTGCTACGGTACTTCAATTGTGTTGGATTGTACTTCCATACTTTTATTGGTTGGTTTTTTGACAAAAAATAACTGTGATGGAATATTTGTAGATACAGTATAAATAAGTTTGGAGAAGCAGAAACAGAGATGTGGAATTTACAATTTCCACAATAATGAAGGGGGCGGAAAGATCCAACATGAAATTCCATGTCAACTTTTATAAAACTGCATAAATTAATATTCCTTCAGCTTCAATCTTTTTTCCATAAATTATTCAAAGTAGAAGTATAGCTGCAAAGTTCAGCATTGAGCATAGTATAATGTCAAGTTTGATTTTTATTCCTTAAGTTTTTTTTGGTGTCTTATTCTGGAATTCAACTCAATAAAGCATCTTTGTTGTTACTGCAAAAATTCTGTTATATAGTGTATTTGACTTAtgcaaaacataaatttattgtGGATTGACATTGTAGATATTCTTCAAATTATACGTGTTCTATTATATGatctttttaatttgtttaacAGACTCTAGAGGGTATCAATGATATTCGTGATGAGAGTGATCGCTCTGGAATGCGTGTGGTCATTGAGGTATGATATGTTGGATTTTGTGCAGTTCCTTCCATTTCCAGCTGGTAAAGACACCTttccttaataatttttttaattcactCCACAGCTTAAAAGGGGAGCTGACCCATCTATTGTGCTGAATAACCTTTACCGTCTCACTGCTCTTCAGTCTAGTTTCAACTGCAATATGGTGGGGTGAGTGGTTTATCTGTTAGTTCTATATGGTTCTAAAAAGCAGCTATGTTTCTACTAAGCTTGTTTTTATAAATTATCGGCCAAGTTCTTTGTCCCCCCAACTTCGGGAAGAACACATTAGTTATTGGTTTATGTGTATAAATAATTCGAGTTTCTTTATGATGGATGCTTTTTCATGTTATACTTTTcataatttagggtttagggttttatgatGGGTGCTCCACCTAGAGCTAGTTGGTAAGAGGTTGAAATGTCTCTCCTATTTTATGTACAAGGTCTCAAGATGTTCTGAACTTTACTAGTTTGAAATTGATTACTGCTTAAACCTCTCCATTATGTGTAGATATGATGGACTTTTCTGAAACTTAATGGGCAGGGACATAGGCCTATTATGTGGTTTGAACTTTATGCATGGGAATAACTAGTGCAATGGTTGTTCTAAACATAGTTATTCTTGAAACGCCATTATTCTAAACAAGAGCTGTTCTGAACTTTAGCCGTTATCAACAGTAGTTCTCAAATAACAACTACATTGGATGACAGCTGTTCTAACTAAGCCCTGTTTTGAACATAGCTATTCTGGACATAACTGTTCTCGAACAACAGTTGTTCTGAGCAACAATTATTCTAAATAAGAGTTGTTGCTCCGGAAGAGATACTCTTAGTAGCATAATTTCCTGAAATATAATATACTTTATCTCAAGGAAGAGTAAAATGTTAGTAGCCAAAATTGAGTATCTACACCTATTAGAATGGACCAATAAAATCTTTGCACTTGCTTTTATATCACATCAAGCCTTTTGGTGTTGTCTTTGGCTATAATTAGTTGGTTATATGTGGATTATTTCTCTTGTACATATGGTGTCTTAAGAACCCTAAAACAATTACATATTTACTAGTGTGTTTCTTTTCTAATATTGTGAAGGTTAGAAATAAATGCATAACTTCTGTGGCTTATCTACATGGGAATTATGGTTCTAAAATAGAATCGTACTATAAGTTGTTTAACCAAAAGCATAATTTGAGATAGATGCCATTACTTCTGCAATGCATGCCAATGTTGAGTTTAGTTGCAAATTTTGGTAAAATGTTCTGAACAACTGAATCAGACTGTTGATGTGCATAATTGGTTGTATATGTTTGTAATTGATATTCTGTTTTTATTCTATATTATTGTTCCTGTTGTAATGATGTGTTGATTGAATattgactatctttttattatagtATTCTTGATGGACAGCCAAAGCAGATGGGCCTGAAAGAGTTGCTTCAGGTGAGTTTTTTAtgctttacattttagtcccgtTTTGCCTTATATTACAACTGAATTTAAATTTGTCTTACATATTTTTTCTTATTACGTCGTCTTACATGTTAAACACATACAGGTATCTTGTCCTTTTGACATTAATATCGATCTTATCTTATTTTTCCTGGTATTTATAAGTTTTGACAAGTGTATTGAAGTGTCTGGATTCTATAAAGTGTCTGGATTCTATCTTTGAAATTGTGAAATGAACTAATATATGTAATTAGCAAGTAGCTTTGACAAGTCTCCCAGGAAATTAATAGTGGCTTAGAACATGCAGGTTGAAGAGTTGGGATCACACCTTTTGGATTCATGGCTGTACTTATATAGCACTTTCACCATGCTACAAATTTGCTTCAAGTTTGTGGCATGTGTGTGATTTGTTAATGACTTTGAGCATGCTATTGGACTCACTGATCATTTGTCTCGCAACTATATATTTACTGCCACTATGCTAATTTGTATATTACTTTCATTAGATCCACAGCACACAGAACAGCTCTATATTTTGGCTTAGCCCTTATTCCAAAATGTGTCTATGTTTAGTCATATGTTGGTATGTATGTTTCTGTTTGTATGTACCATACACTGTTTGCTAGTCTCTATGGCTTTCCAAAGTTTCCATATAGCAAAATTATTACCATGTTCATCTTATGCTATTTTATCTTCAATTTTCACTCTTGTTCTTCTTCCTTGCAGTTCCACTATTATTGAATCTTATCagcttttccttttctttattttttttcaggCATTTTTAGAATTTAGATGCTCTGTTGTTGAGAGACGTGCGAGGTACAAGCTTTCACAAGCACAAGATAGAAGGCATATTGTGGAGGTATGTCTACTAAATGGGTTACATTTAAGACTAAGAAAGATAAGGTGCTTGGGTATCCCATCTATTGAAAATCTCTATTTATTTTTACACTACCTGTgtgtatttatatattattttgctAGTAATTTCATGTGATAGACCATATTCATTTTTCATATTTGAATGTGCACTCAGGGTATTGTGGTAGGGCTTGATAATTTGGATAGAGTAATTGATATAATCAAAGATGCTAAGGGCAATGCAGCTGCATCAGCTGGCCTGAAGGAGGGTAAGGCCCTTTAGTTTTTAACTTCTAAATGTCTTCTTCTTCTCTGATTTCATGGTCTTGTTTCTTTAACAAATAATTAATAATGGAAGAAAAATAAAACGTTTCTGCTACAGGATGGTTTTGTCTTTATCTTATGAAATTTAATGCATTTTGGCATCATTTTAGTCATTGCTTATGTATCACTATTCCATTTACCACTAGTGTTTATCTatagcaaatatgtttaaagttgACACCCACTACCAGTAATTCTTGCGTGTCTTGATAATATCATGAAGGGTACATGTAGGCTGTTCAGAGCATCTTTTAATCACATGAATGTTGTTTCGACTTTTAGCCAAAATCTTGGGCATTGTAGAAAGATGCTTAATTGGAATTGTTCAGGGAAGGTAGGTTAGGATTGGATCTTGTCAATGTTCCCTAGAATCATTTTCCTGCAGTTAAGAGAGTTTTCTTTTCTAGTATGTCAGGAATACAAGGTGGTTTTTTCTTTTTCCCCCTTGTTTGGGGTTTCTGTATTTTAGCCTTTGATTGGCACTAGGAGTTGATGTTGATTTATTGGTTGACTATCATTCAATGACTACAACTAATTTATCATTCATTTTCTATTTGAGTTGCATTTGCTTGATATTGGTTTCAGTTATGCTTAATTAATATGAAAATTGATATTATTTGATTTTGACTGGGTTTATAGTACAAAATATCATCACAGTGCAACTTTCTTTTCTGGGAACATTTAGCAACGAAGTTATGCACTTAGTGGTGGAGGATTTGAACTTGTATTCTTGTAGGACCTTTACTATCAAACAAGGGCTTTGTTGGGTTTTTCTCCAAATTTAAAAGGATGGTTTTTCATGTGACTTCAGATTAGATTTTGGCCACAAAAAATTACATGTCATCATTGGAAGCTCCGATCACTACAAATGGTTTATCATTTCTTTTGGATGCAGAATTCAATCTTTCTGACAAGCAAGCAGATGCCGTATTGGATATAAGCTTACGACGACTTAACCTTCTTGAGGTTTGTAGCTGCAATATCTTTCATACATTCTGAATCTGTTTGCTCAACAGTATTCTGTAGGTCACTAATAATATTATCTGAAATGTCATATGCTTGTTTTCTGCAGCGAAAAAAGTTTGTTGATGAAAGTGCATCATTGATGGAACAAATTTCAAAGTTAACAGAACTGTTATCAAGCCAAAAAAATATATTGCAGGTGATCTTTTATAGTTTAAGCTATTATTCCGATTTCTTTTTGCCTTTACCATAATTAAGATGCTTGAAAATGTAATCACAGTAGAGTTCGGCTGATAGAGTGCTGGGACATATGCTTATGGTACTCTTGGCAACATGAAATCTCTAGATATTTAGTTTTTCATCTTCtgtgtttaacataatttaatttattgaaGAAACATATGATGTGCAATGCGTTTGATATATAAATCTGATCCGCTCCCTGGCACCCAAAAACAAAAGAAGAGTACAAAAGAGAAGATCTTCATGTTTCTGCTTCTTTCTACTTTTTGGAGTCTGATCTAGGTTATTCTCTCTAATACGAACAAACTACTTCTAAATAAATGCTTACTTTTCCTTATTTTTAAAGTTCTATTTGCTCAAAATTTTTGGTGTTTTCCTATGTAGAAGTAGCCCTTCAAATTTGAAATGAAATAATAGTTGATAGATGTATATTCTCAAATGGGCACAATTTTCTAGTAGTGATCTATACCTATTTCAAGCATTCTGCAATTTTTTGGGCTTGTCttgtaatttattattattattatttcaacctgttgtttagctaatagaacaagaAGCACTTGAGCTAAAGAACAAGTTTTCGAGTCCAAGACGTTCAATACTGGATGATTCAGATGGTGGCCTACTTGAAGACATAGATATTATTCCAAATGAAGAAATGCTGCTGGTAACTGATAAAATTGATTTTTCCCTGATTGAAATCATCTTGTCTGTCATTTTACATCGTATTTGAATATCATAGTATATTGTTTTTCTCATGATTATGTGTCCCTTTTCAGGCATTTAGCGAAAAAGGTTATGTTAAACGGATGAAGCCGAGCACTTTTAATCTTCAAAACCGTGGAACAATTGGTAAATCTGTTGGAAAACTTCGTGTAAATGATGCAATGTCTGACTTCATAGTTTGCCGTTCACATGACCATGTGCTGTATTTCAGGTACTTGTATCCCCTGTCCAGTTCTGGCTTATTATTTTTTATTGGCATTagtgttttttttgtgtgtgtatgTGCTAATATTTGATCTTTCACAATTTTGGCCattgtttctttttcttcttgGTGTGTGGGTAGGGTTggatcttgctgtgaaaattggaaatataaactaaatttcaacgttttttttttttttttgcaatcttGCTGTTTTCTTAATGGGCTCTAAAATTCTCCCTGCAATATTAATACACTTCATAGTTTCAGGGGTTTATCTATTTAGATAGTCTTGCCCCTTTTCTATTTGCTTTCATGTTATGGTCTATTACTTTATATATATTGCCTCAAATTTATATGTAGATTGAATTGTACGGAAACTGCAGTTATTGAGTTATTATGGTCGCCTTCGTTGTCCAAGTttcaattataaaaattgaattattggGTTAATTAGCTTTGAATTCCTTAACCGAAAAGTGGGGAAAAAATCTGGTTATAACTACTTGATTTACACATGAAACTATGAAAGGCAAAAACCCAAATTACAATTTGTGGTTTCTATTTGACATTCCTATTAAACTTTGATGTAAGATCAATGTATTCAGGAGAAAGAAATTGCTGAGCCTCTCTTATTTAAGAGGTTCAATACCAattatcatgctaaaataaaatccTTAGCTTGGAGTAGATATGGTCATAGTCATACCATTCTTGGGTGCTCATGGTTCAGTTAAGTAAGGCTTGCCCTGGTCTTTGGGGTATTTTATTAATGACTCTTTTATTGCTATTTGGTTGGCCTGTTTGCTGAGCACCCTTGTTCATGGAATTGGTCTCCTGATACAATGGGTGTGTGAAGGTTGTCATATTGTTTGAACTTGCATGGCATGCTAGTTCCTATCAAGATAGATATTTGCTGCAACTCCTAGCTCCTAAATTCTAACAA contains these protein-coding regions:
- the LOC108460309 gene encoding DNA gyrase subunit A, chloroplastic/mitochondrial isoform X3, coding for MVRMAQDFSLRFPLIQGHGNFGSIDADPPAAMRYTECRLEALTEAILLADLEQDTVDFVPNFDNSQKEPSLLPARLPTLLLNGSSGIAVGMATNIPPHNLGELVDVLCALIRNPEASLQELLEYMPGPDFPTGGLIMGNLGILAAYRTGRGRIVVRGKADIELLDSKTKRSAVIIKEVPYQTNKSLLVEKIAELVESKTLEGINDIRDESDRSGMRVVIELKRGADPSIVLNNLYRLTALQSSFNCNMVGILDGQPKQMGLKELLQAFLEFRCSVVERRARYKLSQAQDRRHIVEGIVVGLDNLDRVIDIIKDAKGNAAASAGLKEEFNLSDKQADAVLDISLRRLNLLERKKFVDESASLMEQISKLTELLSSQKNILQLIEQEALELKNKFSSPRRSILDDSDGGLLEDIDIIPNEEMLLAFSEKGYVKRMKPSTFNLQNRGTIGKSVGKLRVNDAMSDFIVCRSHDHVLYFSDRGIVYSAYAYKIPESSRTAAGTPLIQIISLSEGERITSIVPVSEFAEDQFLVMLTVNGYIKKVSLNYFSAIRSTGIIAIQLVPGDELKWVRCCTNDDLVAMASQNGMVILSSCDIIRALSRNTRGAIAMRLKEGDKMASMDIIPAPRHTDLDKTAEDSISYDKGGSGPWLLFISENGYGKRVPLSSFKQSPLNRVGLIGYKFSSEDRLVAVFVVGFSLTEDGESDEQVVLVSQSGTVNRIKVRDISIQSRYARGVILMRLEHAGKIQSASLISASAEEAAELLPGMQSEEATTNAGTAEGISMAS